A window of Halichoerus grypus chromosome 15, mHalGry1.hap1.1, whole genome shotgun sequence genomic DNA:
cACTAAATTTAGTAGCAGAGAGGTCACTGTTAATCTTAGGATGAGCAGGTCCTATGGAAAAACAGGGATATAACCCAGATTAGAGTGGACAGGGGATGGGAGCAGTGACTGAGGACTAAGGAAGTTGAGAAAGTGATTATACATAACTTTAAATAACAGGCCCAACTTCCTTAAAGCTGGGTTGTAATGATGATGAAAGAAAACAACTTGGAAGAGATTGTGAAAGACATTGCCTTTGTGAAAGCTCAGCCCTTGAATTCAGGCCTAGAGGttgcatttccttttcctgtgaCATAGGTGGGTGTTATGAGTCATGAGTTCAAAGTTTCCTTTATTATGTTACCTTCATAATGTGGAGGAGGGGGTTCACTGGGGCCCCTTCAACATAGGTGACGTGCCTCAGTGACAGGAgaaaggcaggggcagggggaggacagGCAGAGATAAAGCAGTGGTCCTACTCCTCAACACCTGTATGCCAGAAGTTTCTGCTTGGCCATTAAATCCAGATCCTCATGAATAGTTatagaaaatcataaaagcaaaatgACACAATTATATTTGGTAGCAAGCAACAGAGACTGGTCTCTTCCTTAGTTCCCCTGTTTATCTGGGAAGTGCATGTGTGTGCCAGGAGAAGGAGATAAATGCAAAGATCAAACTCCTTGGTTCTAGTGGAGGGTAGagctgaagagaaagaaaagctaaaTATTAAGATCTCTGGACCCCATGGTTCTAGCCTAAAAAACTAATGACTGAGGAAATGACTGACTGAGCAAACAACAGGGGGTGAGTATACGTCCAGGGGAAAGAATTCTGAGAGCAGGGATCAGGCCACAGATGGCAAAACGGAGACCCATTCCCTAGGTCAAGAGGCAAATGTGTTCTGACTTTGTTTCCTCAGATGTGTGTACCCGGACAGGAATCCAGGAGCTTCTAACCTGGAGCTCCATAGAGGGGGAAAGGTGAGGAAGGAACAAGGGTGGCTCAGAGGTTGGACCCAGCccacagggagagggaacacatggGGGAAAGACACGGGAGCCTGAGCACAACTCCCCTGTAAAGAGACACACAGGCACACCTCCTGAATCCCTGACACTCTCCCGAGTCGGACGGCATGTCGGTGCCCTCAGCCTCTGGATATTTTACCAAGTGACTTACTCTCTCCAAAGCTGCCAGCACACTTCCACTCACGGGCATCCACTCAGTGCTCAGCACTGGACTGTATGCTTTATACATGCCATCTCATCCACACCTCACCAAAAACCCTGGGAAGTAAGTATTCCCATCCTCACTTGACTGAAAAGGAagctaaaattcagaaaattcatcTGCTCCAAGGTCCCAGTGAAGGGACTTGGGTTTGAGCCCACATCTGCATGACTCTAAATGCCATGCTATTTCCACCAGAACAAGACGCAGGCTAGGCGAAACCAATCTGTCTCAACCAAGAGGGCAAAAGTAACCTGTTGAGGGCCGAGGACAGGAGAccacacaggaaagaaaaaattgaagactaaaaggaaagaggaaacttCTTTTCCGAAAATGAGAagaattacaaaagaaattgCCTAGAAAAGAGAAGATAAGATCATCTGACttgagaaatgggaaaaatgcctgggaatgaaaaaataattcaggaCCTAGGGACAGAGAAGCTGGGTTTGGAAGTCAGAGTGAGGATCTCTAGGGGGAGAATGAAGATGCCGGCGGGCGCCCCATCCTTCAGGTTTGAGAGGAGACAGTGTTCAATtactgaccttcctccctctggtCACATGACTTGTGCTAGTATAAAAGCTTTCTACCAGCAGGTTCCTTACAATTTTTTCCTGTGTGAAATGGGCAGTAGCAGTGGCTAAAGCCCTGTTCCTCTTTCCCAGAAGCTTTCAGACTTCCCTTCAGGACTAATCCCAAGAAGCCATCTCTGTGGACTGAAGACAAGGCAAGGCAGCTGGCTCAGTGCTTGTGCTCTGGGAAGAGATGCTGGGatctggagtggagggggaggggctggggggctgccgGAAGTCTGTGAGAAACGGGATGTGAGGCTCATACATGGAGACAGGAGCAAGTGGAGGTGGGATCGAGGAAACAGACCGGGACCTCAAGCCCAGAGAGAGGATGGAGGGGCTGGGCTGTGTTTGGGCAGCAAGGGTTATAAGCCAAGTAGAAACTGAGTGACCCCGTTGAGAGTTCTTCTGTTGATAGTCAAAACACTGAGCTTTCTTGAATATGGTCTAAAGTCTTTTAGGGGACAAGCCCCAAAAGATAATACAGGCTCACCCTtccttcccactgcccctcctccataCCTCATTAGCTTCCTCTTTTCAGTAATAGTCCCAAAGTCCGGCATTGGTCCGGGGAGAAAAAGGTGGAGGAGAATCTGTGTTCtgcaaaaggagaggaagacaaggtagggggatgggttgaGGGGCCAGGCACCTGCTTCCTGGGCGTGTGGCGGGGTCCTGTGGAGAGCCGGCACTGGGTCTCACAGCCGAGAGAGAGCTCGCAGGCCTCCCCTCGTGAGATGAGGTTTGCCTTTTCTCTCCGTGGATCTTTGACTGAGTAAAGAACTTAAGGAAAGGTGGAAGCTGATAACAGTAACTTCCTGTATCTGTGAGGAGAGGAGAAAGCCAAGGGTTGGTCCCCCCCAGAGACACATGATGGCCAATGTAATAGCTACTGCTTAATATCCCGCCCCAGGCAAAGTCAATAATTGCTCTGGGCAGTTCTGGCAGGTGGTGTGAGCAAGCAGCGGCAGCAGCAGAAAGCTTTGGTCTGGGAAGGGGAGAGCACCAGGGAGGATGTCCCCATCCTGaaccaggcaggggtggggctcaGGCTGGGAGTGGGACCTCCTGACCCTGCCCTTTTCCAACCTCTTCCAGAGCCAACATGACCAACTGGCGCAACTCCCTCATCCTCACGGCCTACATCGTCATCTtcctcactggtctccctgccaACCTTCTGGCGCTACGGGCCTTCGTGGGACGGGTCCGCCAGCCCCATCCTGCCCCCATCCACATCCTCCTGCTCAGCCTGACGCTGGCGgacctcctgctgctgctgctgctgcccttCAAGATAACTGAGGCTGCGTACAACTTCCGCTGGTATCTGCCCGAGTGGCTCTGTGCCCTCACGGGTTTCGGCTTCTACAGCAGCATCTACTGCAGCACGTGGCTCCTGGCCGGCATCAGCATCGAGCGCTACCTGGGAGTGGCTTTCCCCGTGCAGTACAAGCTGTCCCGCAAGCCCGTGTATGGAGTGATCGCTGCCCTGGTGGCCTGGATCCTGTCCTTTGGTCACTGCACCATCGTGATCATCGGTCAGTACTGGAACTCAACCCAGAATGCCACGAATGACGACGGCATCACCTGCTACGAGAACTTCAACGAATCTCAGCTGAAGGTGGTGCTTTCTGTGAGGCTGGAGCTGTGCCTCTTCCTGTTCTTCGTCCCCATGGCGATCACCATCTTCTGCTACTGGCGCTTTGTGTGGATCATGCTCACCCAGCCCCACGTGGGGGCCCACAGGCGGCGCAGAGCTGTAGGGCTGGCTGTTGTGACGCTCCTTAATTTCCTGGTGTGCTTCGGGCCTTACAACGTATCCCACCTGGTGGGGTTTTACACAAAGAAGAGCCCCCAGTGGAGGGCGGAAGCCGTGGTGTTCAGTTCCCTCAATGCCAGTCTGGACCCCctgcttttctatttctcttcgTCAGCTGTGCGCAGAGCCTTTGGGAAGGGGCTGCAGATCCTGCGGCATCAGAGCTCCTCCCTGTTGGGACGCAGAGGCCGAGAGACAGCAGAGGGGACAAATGTGGACAGGGGTGTGAGTCAAGCAGAGGGAGCTCCGAGTTCTGACTTCACCACAGACTAGGGGTGTCCTGGACCTTTGGAGGCACTCTGGGTGACACAGGCATTGAGCAGCCTAGGAGAGGGGGAACATCAGGGTTCCTGTCTCAGGGTCAGAAATCCTCAGACCGATCCACTACTGGGGCTGTAAAATCCTCTCTCAGTGGCTTGGTATCCCTTCCTGACTGAAGTTTTCTTCCCAAAGGAGCACAGCTCCAGGACCAAAGGAGAAATGGTGAGGCACAGAAGCACTCTGAGACCGGAGTTTCAGAAGCAATGTCGCTCATACAAATTCAGTCCTTGGGAGATGGCTGGTAGCTGGGGATGATCGGGCTGAAGCAGTGTCCTAAAGCAATCTTGCTACAAGCTTTGAAACAACACCTAGACACTGGTCTAGCTGTTGATACTAGAAAGGAGACACGggaaagagatggaagagaacACCAAATGAGGTCAAAGAAGACTCAGGAAGATTATGAGTCAAGAGGACTAAGAGGGAGGACCGGGAACTGTGACTTCTAACGATCTGGGTTTGTACTGTATCGCTTTGATCTGCTGCTTTGTAAGTATGCTCCAGTCATCTGCACATGTGTATCTTGCCTCCCCGTATTAAACCTGCCTGAAGTCTGGGTCTCGTCTTCTCCCTCCGTGGCACCCCCACACGGGTCAGGACACAGCCTGGCGCTCATCAGTCAGAGGTTAACACTGACTAGCACAGGAGTAGACAACCTGGTCTGGCAGATTGAAAATAAAGATGGTAAAACTCTGAAGCGTGTGTCCACAATGTTTGTGCTTTTCTGCAAGCTCAGGGAGGGCGAACATGCAATGAAGAAGCTGACTCAGCAGCACAGGGGGAGGGTGATGCATGTGAAACCACAGAAGTATTTTAAGGTCAGGATGTAATGAGTGGAGTTAGGGAGGGGGCTGGTGGAATCCTGTTTCCACTGATGAACAGAGACGGGACATAGAAAGAGGATGTGGGGTGAATCCTGACTTAACATTACCAGGTGTATCTCAGGGGTCTAAAACACGTGACCCTCCCGCTTAGAAACCTGCAGAGTTTTCCTATTGTCAAAAGTTTTCGTCCCAGGAACTCCTATCCTATCATTCCATTGCCTACTTCATATCCTGTCTCCCTGCCCAATCCCACCTTCCTAACTCACTTCTCCACAATAAGGACCCCTAGCCAGCTCTGTCTCGttaactgccccttgccccaGCCTAGTGGTCTGCAAGAGAGGTTATACGGCAGAATTGCATGCAGAGGTACAAAGACAGTACACATGGCACCCCCCCAGTCTACTGACTCTTTGGGGTGGGAGAGCAGATGAGCTAGGCAGCTCAGGAAAGGAATTGCTGGCCCAGCTTGGAGGCCCATCTGTCCAAGAAAGTGTTTTTCAGAGAGACCCttcctgctgcttttttttttttttttaagattttatttatttgagagagagagagaatgagagagagagagcccacgagaggggggagggtcagagggagaagcagactccctgctaagcagggagcccgatgcgggactcgatccagggactccaggatcacgacctgagccgaaggcagtcgcttaaccgactgagccacccaggcgcccgacgcTTCCTGCTTCTAAGTCCTTCCCACCGCAACCCCACATTCCCTCATCTTCTGCTTACTTTTTCCACTTTCGTAAAACCCCACTCAATATTCACTTTCTCCCGAAGGACTTTCCTTATTATTCCCACCCAACGAAGAGCtcactttctgttttccttcctcaaaCACCACTGGACTGGTGTAAGAGCCCTGACTTCACTGTCGGTTCTGCTTCCTAGCTGGATGGCCTTGAGCAAGTCCCAACCTCCAGCCTCTATTCCCAAACCATAATCATGAGGATGACGTACGCCTCCCAGGGTTATTCTGAAGTTCCAGTCAGACTGTATACATAAAATTGCTGAAAAAATTTACAGTAACGCTTAGCTCTAAGATAGCGACCCAAGTGAAACACAGATATACCCCCGCTTAAAGTAAATATagtaaatagaaatttaaaatgatggaAATCACATATGAGAGAGACAACTATATAGGATGGTTTGACAGCAATGTGTGAGAAAGAAATCTGGGATTTTCTGCGGACTGTACATCTGGGATGTATTACACCTTCCAAAAAAGCTAATTTGATTTTGGGTGCCATTAAAAGAAATAGAGTCTAAACAAGTTGAGGATAATCTCACTTCACTGAGGTCTTAATCAGTAGCATGTTCAGCATCTGAGcagcacatttttttcaaagatttatttgtttactttgggAGGGggcctgtggggggaggggcaaagggagagaatctttcaagcagattgcccactgagcaaggagcccgaggatcccacaacccatgaaatcacaacctgggctaaaatcaagagtcagacactcaaccaactgagccactcaggtgccccatgagcagcacatttttaaaaagacattaattcaggggtgcctggccagctcagtcagtagaacacgcgactcttgatcccagagttttgagtttgagccccacgttgggtatagacataacttaaaaataaaatctttaaaaaatagtaaaaagaaaaaaagacattaactCAAGGAATCAAGCCCAGAAGAATTAACCAAAATGTTTTGGAGATGTAAAACCATATAATGACGATGATGATTGATGACAGTGATATGTAATAAAAGCCAGACACCGTTCCAGAGAAGTAGCCTGAGATGATTAAGGGAGCTTTCCAAGGTCAGCAAGTGAGAGGAAGTATGAATCCAGGTCTGCCTTTCTCCAAAGTCCCTGCTTTTTTCATTGACTCATGAGAAGCAAGTAAGAGAATGTGGACACAGCCATGTGTCCAAGATGAGGTCCATCTCATGGAAGACGCATTCTATGTAGCTCCACAGGGAAGAATGACGACCGTGGGCAGAAGAGGCAGGGAGCTGCCTCTCAAACAGTCAGGGCTGTTTAAGTGGAACTGAGTTAACTCAATAAGGTAGTCACTCCCCAGTTCCAGGAATATTGAAGTGGAAGATAGAAAACACCCATCCTGGGACACTGAGGAAACTCACACATCTTATAAAAGCCGCACCAGTTAACTGCTAAACCCCTTCCAGCTCAGGGATTCCCAGGGTTTCAGGGACACAGCTGCTCTTGCCAATCACAAAAGCGAAAGAAAATCTCCCGACCTGGTCTGAGATTTTCAGGGTGAAGCTTTTGCTACTCACTAACAAGTAGTTGGTCTGTAGAAAAGTCACTTGATATACAGCCCATTTCTTCACTGGGAAATTAATaactcatttgttcaacaaatatgtattggtTACCTACTATGAGCCAGGTACTTTTCCAAGGGCTAGGGATACAGAGTATATAACAGACAAGGTACCTGCCCTCTTGGGGCTTCCATTCCAGTGGGAAAAAATTgttaataaacaagtaaacaaggtAATTTCAGAATGTGGCAAATGGTTTTTACAACTGGACTAAAACAGGGACATGGGAGAAAGTCTAACAAGAGGTTAAGGAAGTTCAGAAGATTCTCCTGAGTCAGTGATGTTCAGCGGAGACCCGAATGATGAGAAGGAGTTGCCATACAAAGGCCATGGGAAGAGCGTTCCAGAAACAGGAACTGCTGAtgcaaagggagggagaaagcctTAGCTTCCCAAAGGCTGAGAGAAGGCCAGTGTGGGGCTAGAGCAGTAGTCTACAAACTTGGGTATATATGAGAATCACATGGAGAGTTGGCTGAAGCAGATTACTGTCTTCCCTCCCCACAGGTTCAGAAtgagtaggtctgggatgggcccCAAGAGTTCGTAGTTCCAACAACCCTAGGTGATGCTGATATTGGTGACCCAGCATCacgaccacactttgagaaccactgggctgGAATGCGGTGACTTACGGAGAGAGCCACGAAGATGAGGTCAAGGAGGTCAGCAGGGACCAGACCGTGCAAACCTTTAGGCCATAAATAGAAGTCTGAATTTACTCTAAGAGTTTTGGAAGCCATTCAAAGGTTTTTAAGCAAGAAAGCAGAACGGTCTGATTTCCATCTTAAGTCAATCACTCCGGTGTCTGCACCCGCCACTGAAGGGAGATGTTTGTTAGGATCAAGGAGATAATGCGCACGACAGAGCTAAGAACCGTAACACAATACAGCAACCATGCAGGGTTTGCACTGGACTGGTAGCTCCCTGAAAGTGGGGGCTGTTTCTTCTTTCACTAGAATTGGCTGTCCAAGGACCAAATAGCCAAGAGGAGGCCGTTCTAAGTTATCATGCATCTATTTGATAAACAGATGTTCATAGTGTGTGCTAGAAAATGTTTAACAACTAGGTTTTGAGATTGGtttggggggtggagtgggtaacagcagggtggtggggagtgaagccctgatttgtagcactTGCCAATTTCTATGGTATATACACTCCCCCATTCCCCCCAGGACCAGTTTCTACCAACATCAAGGCACTGAGGTTAATAATCAGTTCTTGCAAGCCAGCTCAGGCACATCACTGGATATACCTCCCGACACATATGTTCAAGTGGCAGACAGAACCACATCCTATTTGagaaaattttctctctccctggctaCACGTATAGTACAAGGATCTGGCACAGACTTCTGACATAATAAACACTGGCTAAATGTGGCTCGCTGGGACTGATCCAAGAGGATCCGGGTGGCTGGTTAGATTGTGAGACTTCTCTGAATCCCCTGTAGGATGACAGATGGGTAAACAGAAATATTAGTGCCTGGTTAATGAATAACACAGACAGCAGCCTAGAGCCGCTACCAGGAAACAGGGGTGGAGGGAGCTGGCTCAGCCTGACTTGGGGGCCTGACCAGCAGGAAAGGGGAACCTGGCATTGACTATTTCACTTCCTCTTTCTGGAAAAGATGCTGTTGTGCCCCTTCCTCAGCCATTCTCATCTGACCACACAGCCAGAGCTCTCCCGTAGTAGGGTTGTGTGCGGCGATCGCCGTGGTCCAAGAAGGCAGGGGTGGGCAGCCTGGAGAGAGTCTGAAGGAAAACATACAGCCAAGACTCCAACCACTCCCTTAGACTTCCCTGCACCTTACCTCCAGGTTTTTGTCAGttctttttttcaactttctctACCTTCTGCGGTTAGACTTtggccccattttttttttctctagtcaCAGGAAATGAGGACATTTCTCTTCTGCAAATTGCACATTCGACCAGGAAATTGGGCCAAAGATCTCTAAGTCCTCAGTACTGGCAGTCCAGTAACCCACTTGGCAAAGGTTTCAATGTCTGGTAAGGAAGAATATGGGAGGTACGAggtgggcggcgggggggggggggggggggcacgggtGGCTGTCCACCAGTAGCTTACCCAAGGAGGGGCTGCCCATAACTCCAGTAAAATttcaggctccctctccccagaCGTTGTCCCCTGCCATCTGGGAGGCCGAACTAGGATCAGCCTCAAGGAGACAGTGTTAGGAAAGTAAATATACCGCTCTCAAATCTAGACGTTTTAAATAAAAAGCCAACACGCACATACTGTAGCCTAGAGTCTCTCAAGTGTCACAGCAGACATTATATCATTCGACCTTCCATGGGTGTAGGCATTCGTTAAcccacaaatgtttactgaggcctactatgtgtcaggccctgttTCAGGTGCTAAAAACATAGCACTGAACAAGGATAACATTCCCTGCTCTCACGCAGCTCACATTCCAGTGGGAGAGCAGACAGGAAGACCAATACGAAGACACTCTGAGGCAGTGCTAAGAGCCGTGAAGACACTAAGACAGAGTCAGGGGTAAAGAATGACcttgagaaggggaagaggaggctACTTTTGAATGAATGGCTTGGAAAGGCCTCTcgaaagtgacatttgagttgcAACCAGAATGCCAAGAAGGAATCATGCATGCCAAGCATTGGGGTGGGAAGGCGGGGCGGGATGAGGAATGCTCCAAGCAATGGGTTCAATGCAGTACAAGGCTTGGATAAGCTGAACTTGCACAAAGAACACAAAGGCCAGAGTGACTGGGGCTTAGTGATGGCTGAAAGAGCGAGCAAGCGTCAGATCACAGGGGTTCTCGAAGGTTTATGATAAGAAGCACAgcagaatggagcactgggtgttgtgcacaaacaatgaatcatggaacactatatctaaaactaatgatgtaatgtatggggattaacataacaataaaaaaattaaaaaaaaaatttgttcccatttcacagatgaaggaattgaggcttagagagattaagtaacttgttcaacaTCACCTAGGGAGTCAGTTCAAAATGGTAACTCTATTACCTCTCTACTGCATTCGGgcatttcaaaaaaatgaagtaaGCACCTAAGTACCTAGAAGAGTCGGTCACACTGAGGGTTTTCCAGTGACTGAAGGCAATTCTAAATTTGATTCTTTTCTGCTTAGTCCCATGCTCTAAGCTGCTTCTCTTCACTCATTGGagttttcataaaagaaagactCCATGGATTATAAATTCCCCTTTCCTCCTATAAATTTCCCACTCCTCCAGGTGTCTGGGTATTTCTTGTgccaagaagagaaggaaaaagacccAGCTGCTATCAAGAAGAAAGCAATTACTAGTGCTCTGTCAATGATTCTAGTTAATAATACAGCTTTGTATACTTCAAAGTTGCtcagagtagatcttaagcattctcaccacaagaaaaggGGGGTTAACAATGAGAGGTGATGAATGTGTTCGTAACCTAGATCTTGGTAATTATTTACAATGTATATAGAAGttaaatcatgttgtacacttcaaatatatataactatgtCAATTATCTGTCCTCAATAAagttagaaaaactaaaaaaaaaaaaaaagaagcacagcagaggggtgcctgggtggctcagtcggttaagcgtctgccttcagctcaggtcatgatcttggagtcctgggatccctgctcagcggggagcctgcttctccctctccctctgcctctctgcctgcttgtgcactttctctctctcccaaataaataaataaaatctttaaaaacaaaacaaaaaagaagcagCATAGCAGATGTCTTCTCCCTACTTAACAAgaaaagctgaggcccagagatgtaAAGTGTCCTGTGCCAACCCTCATCAAGATGGTTTTCTGACCCCAGCTCTGGGACCCCAGACTCCCTCTCAAAATGAGATGCACacactctttcactctctcaatCCGTTACCCCACTGTGGAAGAGAAAGGTGGGCAGAAAACATGATCCAGGCTGTGGGCAGTTTTGGGGGTATAGAAAGttgtggagggagggacaga
This region includes:
- the FFAR2 gene encoding free fatty acid receptor 2; this translates as MTNWRNSLILTAYIVIFLTGLPANLLALRAFVGRVRQPHPAPIHILLLSLTLADLLLLLLLPFKITEAAYNFRWYLPEWLCALTGFGFYSSIYCSTWLLAGISIERYLGVAFPVQYKLSRKPVYGVIAALVAWILSFGHCTIVIIGQYWNSTQNATNDDGITCYENFNESQLKVVLSVRLELCLFLFFVPMAITIFCYWRFVWIMLTQPHVGAHRRRRAVGLAVVTLLNFLVCFGPYNVSHLVGFYTKKSPQWRAEAVVFSSLNASLDPLLFYFSSSAVRRAFGKGLQILRHQSSSLLGRRGRETAEGTNVDRGVSQAEGAPSSDFTTD